A region of Nostoc sp. 'Peltigera membranacea cyanobiont' N6 DNA encodes the following proteins:
- a CDS encoding TMEM165/GDT1 family protein, with protein MLTAFTAGLLLITISELGDKTFFIAVILAMHHPRRLVFVGVTAALAAMTILSVLFGQAVSLLPKVYIHYAEIALFIAFGIKLLYDASKMSATSDPEVVEEAEAAVKKADLELPKQKTPLAIVIEAFILTFMAEWGDRTQIATIALAAGNNPIGVTIGAILGHAICAAIAVIGGKMIAGRISERQITFVGGCLFLVFGVVAAIEGA; from the coding sequence GTGTTAACAGCTTTTACCGCAGGTTTATTATTAATTACAATTTCCGAACTAGGCGATAAAACATTTTTTATTGCCGTGATTTTGGCGATGCACCATCCTCGGCGGCTGGTGTTTGTCGGGGTGACAGCTGCTTTAGCTGCGATGACAATCCTTTCGGTGCTATTTGGACAAGCAGTATCTCTGTTGCCAAAAGTTTATATTCATTACGCCGAAATAGCTTTGTTTATTGCCTTTGGTATCAAGCTGTTATATGACGCTAGTAAAATGTCTGCCACTTCCGATCCAGAAGTTGTAGAAGAAGCCGAAGCTGCGGTGAAAAAAGCAGATTTGGAGTTACCAAAACAAAAGACTCCCTTAGCAATTGTCATAGAAGCCTTTATATTGACATTTATGGCAGAGTGGGGCGATCGCACCCAAATTGCTACCATTGCCCTAGCCGCAGGTAATAATCCAATTGGAGTGACAATAGGTGCAATTTTAGGACATGCCATTTGTGCAGCGATCGCAGTTATCGGCGGCAAAATGATTGCCGGACGCATTTCTGAGCGTCAAATCACCTTTGTTGGCGGATGCTTATTTTTAGTCTTTGGTGTCGTTGCTGCCATTGAGGGAGCGTAA